Part of the Anaerolineae bacterium genome, ATTTGATGGCCTTAATACTGTATGTTGCCATAGGTGCCTTCCTTTCGCTCGGTCTGTTACTGGAGGAAGACCGATGTGCCGCCGTCCACGACGAGCATGGCGCCGGTGCACCAGTTGGCGTCATCGCTGGCGAAGAAGAGCACCGGGCCGGCGATGTCCTCCGGCCGGCCGATGCCGCCCAGCGGGGCGCGTTTTTCCCAGTAGGCGCGCACCTCCGGTTGTGCCAGCACGTGCCGGTTGATATCGGTTTCCACCGTGCCAGGCAGTACGGCGTTGCAGGTGATGCCGTAGGGCCCCAGGGCGATGGCCATGGATTTGATGAGCAGATTGATGCCGGCCTTGGAGGCGCAGTAGTGCGCCTGCTGGCGGCCACCGAATTCCGAAGAGATGGAGCTGACGGCGATAATGCGCCCCTTGACGCCTTTCTCGATCATCACGCGTGCCACGGCCTGAGAGCAGAGGAAATAGCCCTTCAGGTTGGTGTCCAGC contains:
- a CDS encoding SDR family oxidoreductase, with the translated sequence MRLKGKVAIVTGATRGIGRAIAVRFGQEGARVAVVGRNETEGMETVRQIEEAGSEAIFIQADVSDKAQVDAMVQKVVEKWGTIDILVNNAGICPFAEFLDITEELWDQVLDTNLKGYFLCSQAVARVMIEKGVKGRIIAVSSISSEFGGRQQAHYCASKAGINLLIKSMAIALGPYGITCNAVLPGTVETDINRHVLAQPEVRAYWEKRAPLGGIGRPEDIAGPVLFFASDDANWCTGAMLVVDGGTSVFLQ